CCACCTCCTCTGGAGGCTGGGTTAGGGCCTCCTGCTGGGCTTGGGAGGATTCTGCCTCCTTGTTAGGCTCTGAAGTTATGGTAATCTTGAAATCGGCAGGTTTACCTGTAATGTTGGGCAAGGTAAAATGAGCTTGATCCTTACCCTGAGGTTGAACTGTCACCTCAAGATGCAGTGGAGTTTGAGCTGCACTCTCCACAGAGACTTGGGAGGCTGCGCTGGGGTCTCCTGCTGAATCTGAGAACCTCCCCTGGAAACTCAGAAGGCTAGGCTGGCTGCTCCTGTTCACCTGGAGAAGATTAAGCCTCCACAGGAGGAACTGGAGGTTCAGCTGGATTTCCTTGCTGGGTTACAGACGTTTTCATCTTCTCAGGGTGGTCTGGTATCTGAGCTGGTGAATTTAATTGGGTTTAGGAAGAGTTCACCTCCTCggggtactctggaggctgagctgtgGCTTGTTCCTGGCTTGATGTAAGTTCCTTACCTGGCTCTTGAATTATCGTAAGCTCCACATCCACAGGTTTAactgtgacattgggcaagtgTGAGTGCTGAGCTTCGCTCCAACTTTTAATGGAACATTTACCTGATGATGTATTGATGGCTGAGCTACAGTCTCTTCTGAGGCAGGCAGCTGCTGTGCTGGGGCCTCCTGCTGTGTTGAAGAGTGGAGCCCCTTAAGGGATTGTGAAGGCAGAGCTGGGGCCTCCTGCTGGGTTGAAGAAGGTTCTTCCTCCTCAGGGAGCTGTGGAAGCTGCACTGGGGCTTTTTGCTGGAGTGAAGAGGACTGGATCTGTCCTCTGGATTTTGAGTTTCAGGCTCTAGATGGAATTGAGAGCCCAACTTGCTCAGGGGGCCCTGGAGGCTCATCTGAGTTCACCTGGAGTTCTGGAGGCAGGCTGCCCAGATATAGTATATCCATACTTGAACCTAAATACTCATCCTGTAAAGTTTGTTTCTGACGCTGAGGTTTTGATATAAATCGGTGTGGAGTTCCAACAAAAACCTTAGCAAGCCTCCGATGCTTAGCTAGATCTTTCTTCAGGTTTTTGGGCAAAACACTTATCTTCACTGCTTTTGAATTCTGACTATCTAGAGGTGGAACAAGTATTTCATATGCCTGATGATCTGCAGCCTGATCTAGACCTACAGTTTGAACCTTACTTTTGAGGCGAAGAGGCCGAGCTAGCGTCTGGTTCTGATCCCAGTCTGGCATTGGAACCAACTCTGGGAGCCTTTCTTGCAAGTCAGCTTGTCATTCAGA
The Papio anubis isolate 15944 chromosome 17, Panubis1.0, whole genome shotgun sequence genome window above contains:
- the LOC101026164 gene encoding LOW QUALITY PROTEIN: leucine-rich repeat-containing protein 37B-like (The sequence of the model RefSeq protein was modified relative to this genomic sequence to represent the inferred CDS: inserted 4 bases in 3 codons) produces the protein MSASPQEPTETLVPFLDTDPAGELPLGPEKFAAVHQHLNDKLTXQERLPELVPMPDWDQNQTLARPLRLKSKVQTVGLDQAADHQAYEILVPPLDSQNSKAVKISVLPKNLKKDLAKHRRLAKVFVGTPHRFISKPQRQKQTLQDEYLGSSMDILYLGSLPPELQVNSDEPPGPPEQVGXSQFHLEPETQNPEXQIQSSSLQQKAPVQLPQLPEEEEPSSTQQEAPALPSQSLKGLHSSTQQEAPAQQLPASEETVAQPSIHHQVNVPLKVGAKLSTHTCPMSQLNLWMWSLR